In one window of Rhodanobacter sp. FDAARGOS 1247 DNA:
- the rnr gene encoding ribonuclease R, producing MRDPHADREAQRYARPIPSREAILALLEERGELLTEARIAEALGIHEETDLEALRKRLGAMVRDGQMLLGRRGGYAPTQKLDLIAGRVLANAEGYGFLRPDEGGEDLYLSPQQMRAVMHGDRVLASVVGIDRRGRKQGAIAEVLERRSPRLVGRVVIDDGVTLVTPDDRRLNHDVMIKPGTEQGAKSGQIVVVEITAPPTAQRGPVGEIRAVLGERLQPSLVVEMAIASHDLPHEWPAEVLRDAAQVEAVVTAAEREGRTDIRKLPLVTIDGADARDFDDAVYAEPKRGGGWRLIVAIADVSHYVQVGNALDREAYERSTSTYFPGFVVPMLPETLSNGICSLNPNVERLCMVCDMLVDAEGNVTKSKFYDAVMLSHARLTYDKVWQAVGLRDKDARYEVADVLPQLENLHALYKAMAGQRKRRGAIDFETPEVKFRLDQSGSVESMGATERNDAHKLIEECMIAANVQAALFLEKKKVPALFRAHEPPPAEKYEDLQQFLREFKLRMPPVDEVTPADFAEILRMVHDRPERELIQNVLLRSQSMAAYQPDNRGHFGLALTAYAHFTSPIRRYPDLLVHRAIRYALTGRKPADYTYSPSDMAAMAIHCSQRERRAEEAERDVDERFKCAWMEKHIGSEFDGVVTGVTSFGLFVELDESKVSGLVHISQLANDYYHFDATRKLLKGERTGAQFRLGDHVRIQVLRASLEDRKIDFRLVSPRTPATPPTGSGKAYDYAASGERYSLPKKAAATAKAPGVFGRAAKAIGRAFGRKEVEVAAPAPTPAPRKAAVSDNPPPRSSSTARGAQRPARKADASSSRGPRKEASPKRGHAPAAAPTAKKASRRRPKPKGKS from the coding sequence GTGCGTGATCCCCATGCCGATCGCGAGGCGCAGCGTTATGCGCGCCCGATCCCCAGCCGCGAGGCGATCCTCGCCCTGCTTGAAGAGCGCGGCGAGCTGTTGACCGAAGCGCGCATTGCCGAAGCGCTCGGCATCCACGAAGAAACCGATCTCGAAGCCCTGCGCAAGCGCCTCGGCGCGATGGTGCGCGATGGCCAGATGCTGCTTGGCCGCCGTGGCGGCTACGCGCCGACCCAGAAGCTGGACCTGATCGCCGGCCGCGTGCTGGCCAATGCCGAAGGCTATGGCTTCCTGCGCCCGGACGAGGGCGGCGAAGACCTGTACCTGTCGCCGCAGCAGATGCGCGCGGTGATGCATGGCGACCGCGTGCTGGCCAGCGTGGTCGGCATCGACCGCCGCGGCCGCAAGCAGGGCGCGATCGCCGAAGTGCTGGAGCGGCGTTCGCCGCGACTGGTCGGCCGGGTGGTGATCGATGACGGCGTGACCCTGGTGACGCCCGACGACCGCCGCCTCAATCATGACGTGATGATCAAGCCAGGCACGGAGCAGGGCGCGAAGTCGGGCCAGATCGTGGTGGTCGAGATCACCGCGCCGCCCACCGCCCAGCGTGGTCCGGTGGGCGAAATCCGCGCCGTGCTGGGCGAACGCCTGCAGCCATCGCTGGTGGTGGAGATGGCAATCGCCAGCCACGACCTGCCGCACGAATGGCCGGCCGAAGTGCTGCGCGACGCGGCCCAGGTGGAAGCGGTGGTGACCGCCGCCGAGCGCGAAGGCCGCACCGACATCCGCAAGCTGCCGCTGGTGACCATCGACGGCGCCGACGCACGCGACTTCGACGACGCCGTGTATGCCGAGCCGAAGCGTGGCGGTGGCTGGCGGCTGATCGTGGCGATCGCCGACGTGTCGCACTACGTGCAGGTCGGCAACGCGCTGGATCGCGAGGCCTACGAACGCAGCACCTCGACCTACTTCCCGGGCTTCGTGGTGCCGATGCTGCCGGAGACGCTGTCCAACGGCATCTGCTCGCTGAACCCGAACGTCGAACGGCTGTGCATGGTCTGCGACATGCTGGTCGATGCAGAGGGCAATGTCACCAAGTCGAAGTTCTACGACGCGGTGATGCTGTCGCACGCCCGGCTCACCTACGACAAGGTGTGGCAGGCGGTCGGCCTGCGCGACAAGGACGCCCGCTACGAAGTGGCCGACGTGCTGCCGCAGCTGGAAAACCTGCACGCGCTGTACAAGGCGATGGCCGGCCAGCGCAAGCGGCGCGGCGCGATCGACTTCGAGACGCCGGAAGTGAAGTTCCGCCTCGACCAGAGCGGCAGCGTCGAGTCGATGGGCGCCACCGAGCGCAACGACGCGCACAAGCTGATCGAGGAATGCATGATCGCCGCCAACGTGCAGGCGGCGCTGTTCCTCGAGAAGAAGAAAGTCCCCGCGCTGTTCCGCGCCCACGAGCCGCCGCCGGCCGAGAAGTACGAAGACCTGCAGCAGTTCCTGCGCGAGTTCAAGCTGCGCATGCCGCCGGTCGACGAGGTGACCCCGGCGGACTTCGCCGAGATCCTGCGCATGGTGCACGACCGCCCCGAGCGCGAACTGATCCAGAACGTGCTGCTGCGCTCGCAGAGCATGGCCGCGTACCAGCCCGACAACCGCGGCCACTTCGGCCTGGCGCTCACCGCCTACGCGCACTTCACCTCGCCGATCCGCCGCTATCCGGACTTGCTGGTGCATCGGGCGATCCGCTATGCGCTGACCGGTCGCAAGCCGGCCGACTACACCTACAGCCCCAGCGACATGGCGGCGATGGCGATCCACTGCTCGCAGCGCGAACGCCGCGCCGAGGAAGCCGAGCGCGACGTCGACGAGCGCTTCAAATGCGCGTGGATGGAAAAGCACATCGGCAGCGAGTTCGACGGCGTGGTCACCGGCGTCACCTCGTTCGGCCTGTTCGTGGAACTGGACGAGTCGAAGGTGTCCGGCCTGGTCCACATCAGCCAGCTCGCCAACGACTACTACCACTTCGACGCCACCCGCAAATTGCTCAAGGGCGAGCGCACCGGCGCACAGTTCCGCCTGGGCGACCACGTGCGCATCCAGGTGCTGCGCGCCAGCCTGGAGGACCGCAAGATCGACTTCCGGCTGGTCTCACCGCGTACCCCGGCGACGCCGCCGACCGGCAGTGGCAAGGCGTACGACTATGCGGCCAGCGGCGAGCGCTATTCGCTGCCGAAGAAAGCCGCGGCAACCGCCAAGGCACCAGGCGTGTTCGGCCGCGCGGCCAAGGCGATCGGCCGCGCGTTCGGGCGCAAGGAAGTTGAAGTTGCCGCGCCTGCGCCAACACCGGCTCCGCGCAAGGCGGCGGTGAGCGATAATCCGCCGCCGCGTTCGTCGTCAACGGCACGCGGCGCGCAGCGTCCGGCCCGCAAGGCTGATGCGTCCTCCTCCCGTGGTCCGCGCAAGGAGGCTTCGCCCAAGCGTGGCCACGCTCCGGCCGCCGCGCCCACCGCGAAGAAGGCTTCGCGGCGTCGTCCCAAACCGAAAGGCAAGTCATGA
- a CDS encoding VOC family protein, producing the protein MIRIADIDHVVLRVIDSDAMQRFYCDVLGCREERRQDEIGLVQLRAGRSLIDLVAIDGKLGRHGGAAPGAQGHNMDHLCLRVEDYDEAAILAHLKSHGVRVGELGSRYGAQGEGPSIYLYDPQGNMVELKGPPTA; encoded by the coding sequence ATGATTCGGATCGCCGACATCGACCATGTGGTGTTGCGTGTCATCGACAGCGACGCCATGCAGCGTTTCTACTGCGACGTGCTTGGCTGCCGCGAGGAGCGTCGGCAGGACGAGATCGGCCTGGTGCAACTGCGCGCCGGCCGTTCGCTGATCGACCTGGTCGCCATCGACGGCAAGCTGGGTCGCCACGGCGGCGCCGCGCCGGGCGCGCAAGGCCACAACATGGATCACCTGTGCCTGCGCGTGGAGGATTACGACGAGGCGGCGATCCTGGCCCACCTGAAGTCGCACGGCGTGCGCGTCGGCGAACTGGGCTCGCGTTACGGCGCGCAGGGCGAGGGTCCGTCGATCTATCTGTACGACCCGCAGGGAAACATGGTCGAGTTGAAGGGGCCGCCGACTGCTTGA